Proteins from a genomic interval of Oncorhynchus clarkii lewisi isolate Uvic-CL-2024 chromosome 15, UVic_Ocla_1.0, whole genome shotgun sequence:
- the LOC139367114 gene encoding rho GTPase-activating protein 21a isoform X1 produces the protein MLAQRNGGISAGSCVTTVTLKDCPDLVDLLDVEVDCSPSTGDCPWARLAGLECCLSEPYCLWFQLLAQAYWGDVELGLRGETDRRVSWGRLQEASRRNCVRSRAKQKDGRDQSEASATGSPVGVEEEPFSWPGPKTLRLQRTSQGFGFTLRHFIVYPPESAVHSSLKDEDNGSRGRQRNRLEPMDTIFVKQVKEGGPAHGAGLCTGDRIVKVNRESIIGKTYSQVIALIQNSDTSLELCVMPKDEDILQLFSRDITALAYSQDAYLKGNEAYSGNALHIPEPPPICYPRIEPKAPGMAQALDLSPSTEASRSGRPVQAGAGRQGTSTAGHTDMGYRLEIPVPPSPPPQSPKTQTVVCVCNESVRTVVVPPDPVPDRGPRCVSLAGPSHRTDENRFGSPLGLSTRPRILVTPGPPGGSQLQYTPIPTRPTESSVFSPSGSRPSPIYPDKHHLTPSPRTTVADTLPSPTTPNHYIPSPSSPATSNSPHQNIDWRNYTTYKDYIDAKRLHTYGCRTIQERLDSLRAAANPNAAYALQPGPPSASSQGLGGSQIRRRSTSHDRGSYQGATVAPLRSASQERLGGGGPERTAMPRDWPRSASQDALPSSALMGVAKPRARSCDYLGRQGEPAAMVSTERGVGGYSRAELEDSLLLCRGEEAKASRHGAVLKQLPQPHRTSLTGMPITAPMFTKGTTEPLLPSRTDSLAQTALSRPSRLPVKNSTSDPSPLSLPSTRGPGNSSAMDLLKDQRAMVVGNHLGYSSSPLQQLQLRGRADSLREESGRDVGLGARSSSCSGPSKVPVQRQQATSSSTSTSSSTVNSTVTLRSKVPALVRTSGRPLEGVEGPDATVVVLRRDKNSGPQPIRHPSYILAVNDTDLETPIEVGTLAAKRGSGGWLSNDVQRDVTMRRLGEQHKASCASNLDDSLDSIPFIDEPSSPSIDHDTSHIPASAVISVTPIITTIPPSPTSPSPLIRRQRSHDHDSLRLTAIESDSGTKTERSKSYDEGLDNYREGRQIPGLKGLRKATVDRSSEDSGSRRDSSSDIFSDASKEGMLHFRQINTDKSKRVGGGMRPWKQMYAVLRGHFLCLYKDKKEGQAHANSQVEDEPQPISIKACLIDISYSDTKRKNVLRLTTSDCEYLFQAEDREDMLAWIRVIQENSNLDEENAAFTSRDLISRKIKEYNTLMSPTGSKNEPSPKPSRQSLSIRQTLLGGKGETKSLSPHLPKAEQERKNMHKDDTSPPKDKGTWRKGIPGLMRKPFERKPSPGITFGVRLDDCPPAVTNRFVPLIVEVCCNLVEERGLEYTGIYRVPGNNAAISNMQEELNNKGMNDIDIQDDKWRDLNVISSLLKSFFRKLPEPLFTNEKYADFIEANRTVDPVERLKLLKRMLHELPDHHYETLKFLSAHLKTVADNSDKNKMEPRNLAIVFGPTLVRTSEDNMTHMVTHMPDQYKIVETLIQHYNWFFTEEGNGEPVTMSRYENAVESQPVPNIDHLLNNIGRTASTQGEVSDSPTSDSAKSKGSWGSGKDQCSREHLVSSIFAAANRKRKKPKDKPQLSSSDDDLDSVFPKKELPGQKQNLRGLEVEQGISVSPEANEQAKTGEENGRGIELTPKGKKEHRNSFFLREKTLSRQSSPAPSLKNSGSPRLSYRTAQLGKPSFLDTPSHLDEPTSDLGTMSSGASMPRARPKKWVSGAAAPDLSVAGAGASAGAEVSSITSDYSTTSSITFLTAADSSALSPEVQGGDEADDERSELISEGRPMETDSESDFPVFATGGGNVQIMSVLVQNQTGHGPEKPDPAAADGKTTPKLEPRRLFPSHRLIECDTLSRRRSLRQKTDSESSVEGGTGSGERVEGRSESTRLSRVLEVMKKGQSTSSLNSSSRSESERPPEPALRLNITERLKFRLRTSADDMFGVGAQKSQSSPETRSKKKNIRRRHTMGGQRDFAELAVINDWREQGGVDQAAELSAMDRLKPKCSSQDFSIRDWIARERCRAGVSEFSMDSPPKVVPEGNRAQAQGTTPERPSPSGSPCLQPMVGEQVNGGGPQGRNKASLNLAADDAHPHKLSGAQVVRSRFYQYL, from the exons ggagacagaggaacaggctGGAGCCAATGGACACCATCTTCGTCAAGCAAGTGAAGGAGGGAGGCCCTGCCCACGGAGCTGGACTCTGTACAG GGGACCGGATTGTAAAGGTGAACAGAGAAAGTATCATTGGAAAGACGTACTCCCAAGTGATCGCTTTGATACAGAACAG CGACACCTCGTTGGAACTATGTGTGATGCCAAAAGATGAGGACATTTTGCAGTTG TTTTCCAGGGATATCACTGCTCTG GCCTATTCCCAAGATGCATACCTCAAAGGGAACGAGGCATACAGCGGAAACGCCCTACACATCCCGGAGCCTCCTCCCATATGCTACCCGAGGATAGAGCCTAAAGCCCCAGGGATGGCCCAGGCCCTGGACCTATCCCCCTCCACAGAGGCCTCCCGGAGCGGCAGGCCGGTCCAAGCAGGGGCAGGGAGACAGGGTACCTCCACGGCAGGCCACACAGACATGGGCTACCGGTTGGAGATCCCtgtccccccttctcctcccccacaGTCCCCTAAAACCCAGACGGTGGTTTGTGTGTGCAACGAGAGTGTGAGGACAGTGGTGGTGCCGCCTGACCCAGTACCGGATCGGGGGCCCCGTTGTGTGTCTCTGGCTGGCCCCAGCCATAGGACCGACGAGAACCGTTTCGGAAGTCCCCTGGGCCTCTCAACAAGGCCTAGAATCCTCGTGACCCCTGGCCCCCCTGGAGGTTCACAGCTACAATATACCCCCATCCCCACCCGGCCCACAGAGTCCTCAGTCTTCTCCCCCTCTGGCTCTAGACCTTCCCCAATCTACCCCGACAAACACCACCTCACCCCTTCCCCGCGAACCACGGTGGCCGACACCTTACCCTCCCCCACCACGCCCAACCACTACAttccctcaccctcctctcctgccACGTCCAACTCACCTCACCAGAACATCGACTGGCGCAACTACACCACCTACAAGGACTACATCGATGCCAAGCGGCTGCACACCTATGGCTGCCGCACCATCCAGGAGCGTCTAGACAGCCTGCGGGCGGCAGCCAACCCCAACGCCGCTTACGCACTGCAGCCTGGCCCTCCCAGTGCCTCCTCCCAAGGCCTGGGGGGGTCCCAGATTAGACGCAGGAGCACGTCCCACGATCGGGGATCCTACCAGGGGGCCACTGTGGCTCCACTGCGCAGTGCCTCCCAGGAGAGGCTAGGTGGGGGAGGGCCCGAGAGGACAGCCATGCCCAGGGACTGGCCCCGGAGTGCCTCCCAGGAtgccctaccctcctcagccctcATGGGAGTGGCCAAGCCCCGGGCACGCTCCTGCGACTACCTGGGCCGGCAGGGCGAGCCAGCGGCAATGGTATCTACAGAGAGGGGTGTGGGAGGGTACAGCAGGGCAGAGCTGGAGGATAGCCTGCTACTATGCAGGGGTGAGGAGGCCAAAGCCAGCAGACACGGAGCAGTGCTGAAACAACTACCCCAGCCTCACAGGACCAGCCTTACAGGCATGCCCATCACTGCCCCGATGTTCACTAAAGGTACGACGGAGCCGTTGCTCCCCTCTAGGACAGACAGCCTTGCACAGACAGCCCTCAGTAGGCCCTCGCGGTTGCCTGTTAAAAACTCCACCTCGGACCCATCGCCACTCTCCTTACCTTCTACCCGGGGCCCCGGTAACAGCAGTGCTATGGACCTGCTCAAAGACCAAAGAGCCATGGTGGTGGGTAACCACCTGGGCTACTCTTCCTCGCCCCTGCAGCAGCTACAGCTCCGGGGGCGGGCAGACAgcctgagagaggagagcgggagggatGTGGGGCTGGGTGCCAGGTCCTCCTCCTGCTCCGGCCCCTCCAAAGTCCCTGTTCAGAGACAGCaggccacctcctcctctacctccacttcctcctccactGTTAACAGTACTGTGACCCTCAGGTCAAAGGTCCCCGCCCTGGTGCGGACTAGCGGGAGGCCGTTAGAGGGTGTAGAAGGGCCGGACGCCACAGTGGTGGTCCTGAGAAGGGATAAGAACTCGGGACCCCAGCCCATCCGCCACCCCTCCTACATCCTGGCTGTAAACGACACCGACTTGGAGACTCCAATAGAGGTGGGGACTCTAGCAGCTAAGAGGGGATCGGGGGGCTGGCTATCCAACGACGTCCAGCGAGACGTGACCATGAGAAGGCTGGGAGAGCAGCACAAGGCCTCGTGCGCCAGCAACCTGGACGACTCACTCGACTCCATCCCCTTCATCG ATGAGCCTTCCAGTCCAAGTATTGATCATGACACCAGTCACATTCCCGCTTCAGCTGTAATATCTGTTACTCCAATCATCACCACCATACCACCCAGCcctacctctccatctcctcttatTCGACGACAGCGGTCACATGACCACG atTCTCTTCGACTCACAGCGATTGAATCGGATTCTGGTACCAAAACGGAGAGGTCCAAATCCTACGATGAGGGTCTGGATAACTACAGGGAAGG GAGGCAAATACCTGGTCTAAAGGGCCTTAGGAAG GCGACGGTGGATAGGTCTTCAGAAGATTCCGGATCCAGGAGAGATTCCTCATCAGATATCTTCAGTGACGCTTCCAAGGAGGGCATGCTCCACTTCCGACAGATCAACACGGACAAGAGCAAG cgtGTTGGTGGGGGAATGCGCCCCTGGAAACAGATGTACGCAGTGCTGCGAGGCCACTTCCTCTGCCTATATAAGGACAAAAAGGAGGGACAGGCTCATGCCAACTCCCAGGTGGAGGACGAgccacagccaatcagcatcaagGCCTGTCTGATTGACATCTCCTACAGCGACACGAAACGCAAGAATGTGCTGCGGCTGACCACGTCGGACTGTGAGTACCTGTTCCAGGCAGAGGACAGAGAAGATATGCTGGCCTGGATCAGAGTCATACAGGAGAACAGCAACCTGGACGAggag AACGCAGCCTTTACCAGCCGTGACCTCATCAGCCGAAAGATCAAGGAGTACAACACGTTGATGAG CCCGACAGGCAGTAAGAACGAACCGTCGCCCAAACCGTCACGCCAGTCGCTGAGCATCAGACAGACGCTActaggagggaagggggagaccaAATCTCTAAGTCCACACTTACCCAAAGCAGAGCAGGAGAGGAAAAACATGCACAAAG ACGACACCAGTCCACCCAAGGACAAGGGGACGTGGAGGAAAGGTATCCCAGGGCTGATGAGGAAGCCCTTTGAAAGGAAGCCTTCTCCAGGCATCACTTTCGGGGTGAGGCTGGACGACTGCCCCCCAGCTGTCACCAACAGG ttTGTTCCCCTCATTGTGGAGGTGTGCTGTAACctagtggaggagagggggctgGAGTACACAGGGATCTACAGAGTCCCAGGGAACAACGCAGCCATCTCCAACATGCAGGAGGAGCTCAACAACAAAGGCATGAACGACATTGACATCCAGGATGAC AAATGGAGGGATCTGAATGTGATCAGCAGTTTACTTAAATCCTTTTTCCGGAAACTTCCCGAGCCTCTGTTCACCAACG AGAAGTATGCGGACTTCATAGAGGCCAACAGGACAGTGGACCCAGTGGAAAGACTGAAATTGTTGAAGAGGATG CTTCACGAGTTGCCAGATCATCACTATGAGACCCTCAAGTTCCTCTCGGCTCATCTGAAAACAGTGGCTGACAACTCTGATAAAAATAAG ATGGAACCTAGGAACCTGGCCATCGTGTTTGGTCCCACTCTGGTGCGCACTTCAGAGGACAACATGACCCACATGGTCACCCACATGCCTGACCAGTACAAGATTGTAGAGACTCTCATTCAGCAT TACAACTGGTTTTTCACAGAGGAAGGCAATGGGGAGCCAGTG ACAATGTCCCGATATGAGAATGCGGTGGAGTCTCAGCCTGTGCCCAACATCGACCACCTGCTCAACAACATCGGCCGCACGGCCTCCACGCAGGGGGAAGTCTCAG ATTCACCCACTAGTGACTCTGCTAAATCGAAG gGTTCCTGGGGGTCCGGGAAGGACCAGTGCAGCCGCGAGCACCTGGTCTCCTCGATCTTTGCTGCAGCCAACCGCAAAAGAAAGAAGCCCAAGGACAAGCCGCAGCTTAGCAGCTCTGATGATGACCTAGACTCAGTGTTCCCTAAGAAGGAGCTCCCTGGCCAGAAGCAGAATCTCAGAGGCCTGGAGGTGGAGCAAGGGATCAGTGTCAGCCCTGAAGCAAATGAGCAAGCAAAAACAGGAGAGGAGAATGGAAGAGGTATTGAGCTCACGCCCAAAGGCAAAAAGGAGCACAGGAACTCTTTCTTTTTAAGGGAAAAGACCTTGTCAAGGCAGTCCTCACCTGCCCCCTCACTCAAAAACTCTGGCTCCCCCAGACTCAGTTACCGCACAGCCCAGCTTGGAAAGCCCTCTTTTTTGGACACCCCGTCCCATCTGGATGAGCCCACTTCTGATCTGGGCACCATGAGCTCTGGGGCTTCCATGCCCAGGGCACGACCTAAGAAGTGGGTGTCAGGAGCTGCTGCTCCTGACCTATcggtggctggggctggggcgtCAGCTGGGGCAGAGGTGAGCTCCATCACCTCGGACTATTCCACCACCTCGTCCATCACCTTCCTGACTGCAGCAGACTCTAGCGCACTCAGTCCAGAGGTTCAGGGTGGGGACGAGGCAGATGACGAGCGCAGCGAGCTTATCAGTGAAGGCCGGCCCATGGAGACTGACAGCGAAAGCGACTTCCCTGTGTTTGCTACAGGGGGCGGCAATGTCCAAATCATGTCTGTCTTAGTGCAGAACCAGACTGGGCATGGGCCAGAAAAGCCTGATCCTGCAGCAGCTGACGGGAAGACGACTCCTAAACTGGAACCCCGTCGCCTCTTTCCCTCCCACAGGCTGATAGAATGTGACACACTCTCCAGGAGGCGGTCCCTGCGACAGAAGACAGATAGTGAGTCATCAGTAGAGGGTGGGACTGGCAGCGGGGAACGTGTCGAGGGCAGGTCGGAGTCAACACGACTGTCTCGTGTCTTGGAGGTGATGAAGAAGGGGCAGTCTACCAGCAGCCTCAACTCTTCCTCCCGCAGTGAATCGGAGCGCCCTCCCGAGCCTGCCTTGCGCCTCAATATCACAGAAAGGCTCAAGTTCCGTCTGCGCACATCTGCTGATGACATGTTTGGCGTGGGTGCCCAGAAGAGCCAGTCTTCCCCGGAGACGCGCAGCAAGAAGAAAAACATCCGTCGTAGGCACACTATGGGGGGCCAGCGGGACTTTGCAGAACTGGCCGTCATCAACGACTGGAGGGAGCAAGGCGGGGTGGACCAGGCGGCTGAGCTGTCAGCCATGGACCGCCTCAAGCCAAAGTGCTCCTCTCAGGACTTCTCTATTCGGGACTGGATCGCCCGCGAGCGCTGTCGGGCCGGAGTGTCAGAGTTCAGCATGGACAGCCCACCCAAAGTTGTCCCCGAGGGGAACAGGGCACAAGCCCAGGGTACCACCCCAGAGAGACCCTCTCCCTCTGGCTCCCCATGCCTTCAGCCCATGGTGGGGGAGCAAGTGAACGGAGGTGGGCCGCAAGGCAGAAACAAAGCCAGCCTCAACCTGGCGGCTGACgacgcacacccacacaaactATCAGGAGCACAAGTTGTCCGCTCGCGATTCTATCAGTATCTATGA